A stretch of the Uranotaenia lowii strain MFRU-FL chromosome 3, ASM2978415v1, whole genome shotgun sequence genome encodes the following:
- the LOC129757771 gene encoding uncharacterized protein LOC129757771, with protein MSSISCECAQEDGHPCPGYGGDYVCPHSPRNQSTPNVSSYSSCSSGVDGDCELSGSSTDTLEEPSVRVINLCRLFEEKIRSLEKLNAPVSRRDSKASKVSKESGESIGIEPNKSDATLVPPTEHASAEQNMGDEEEQEEDPRYFKSHTKIVSIPNGVKIITTIFSDDQTVRLSDEQSAVYETLIYPESEIINRFQQEVSLKMEQDQRLVVCQKLKSDSTENREVTV; from the exons ATGTCCTCTATCAGCTGCGAATGCGCCCAGGAAGATGGTCACCCATGCCCGGGGTATGGCGGCGACTACGTGTGTCCCCACAGTCCTAGGAACCAATCCACTCCGAACGTCAGCTCTTACTCGTCCTGCTCCTCCGGTGTTGATGGGGACTGCGAACTTTCCGGTTCCTCAACCGACACTCTGGAGGAACCGAGCGTCCGGGTCATCAATTTGTGTCGACTTTTTGAGGAAAAGATTAGAAGTCTAGAAAAGCTGAACGCCCCTGTTTCTAGGAGAGATTCCAAGGCTTCCAAGGTTTCCAAGGAATCGGG TGAGTCAATCGGAATCGAACCAAACAAATCCGATGCCACTTTGGTTCCGCCAACGGAACATGCTTCGGCGGAACAGAATATGGGGGACGAGGAAGAGCAGGAGGAGGACCCACGCTACTTCAAGAGCCACACGAAAATCGTTTCGATCCCGAATGGAGTCAAAATCATAACGACCATTTTCTCGGACGACCAAACGGTCCGACTGAGCGATGAACAGAGCGCGGTTTATGAGACGTTGATCTATCCGGAGAGTGAAATCATCAATCGATTCCAGCAAGAGGTCAGTCTCAAGATGGAACAGGATCAGCGGCTTGTCGTTTGTCAGAAATTAAAATCTGATTCAACCGAAAACAGGGAGGTAACAGTTTGA